One window of Branchiostoma floridae strain S238N-H82 unplaced genomic scaffold, Bfl_VNyyK Sc7u5tJ_914, whole genome shotgun sequence genomic DNA carries:
- the LOC118409059 gene encoding hemicentin-1-like, with product MMALSAPRTYVGLALFIAILFIASPVVGGKKRKKYPRCDAMVYPNVDCTSCTYHGAAVPPAATYRKQTICTCVCDFGCVRFRGKAVRDCKIRPKRWRPARKLKCRCRSCGPPTLPLNYASSNCTGAGPFEKGTICTFACPDGYYGPDRRHYCEDRKWRLMGGVEEGCIRNGGWSDWMDGACSLPCGGGTYTRTRTCNNPAPEAGGAECTLTDGVTTGLTETVESGCNEDACPT from the exons tatcagcaccaag GACTTACGTTGGTTTAGCTCTTTTCATTGCCATCCTGTTCATTGCAAGTCCAGTGGTaggaggaaagaaaagaaagaaatacc CGCGATGCGATGCTATGGTATATCCTAATGTTGACTGCACCAGCTGCACGTACCATGGAGCTGCTGTACCACCGGCTGCAACGTACAGGAAGCAGACCATCTGCACCTGCGTATGCGATTTTGGCTGTGTGAGATTCAGAGGCAAAGCAGTGAGGGACTGTAAAATCAGGCCTAAGCGTTGGAGGCCCGCCCGCAAACTTAAGTGCAGAT GCAGGTCTTGTGGTCCACCGACTCTACCCCTCAACTACGCATCAAGCAACTGCACCGGCGCCGGACCATTTGAGAAAGGCACTATCTGTACGTTCGCATGTCCGGACGGCTACTATGGCCCAGACAGGAGGCACTACTGTGAGGACAGAAAATGGAGGCTTATGGGGGGCGTAGAAGAGGGATGCA TTCGAAATGGAGGATGGTCCGACTGGATGGATGGCGCATGTAGCTTGCCCTGCGGCGGCGGCACCTATACCCGTACCCGTACCTGTAACAACCCGGCACCCGAAGCAGGAGGCGCTGAGTGTACCCTGACGGACGGCGTGACAACGGGACTGACTGAGACCGTGGAATCCGGATGCAACGAGGACGCCTGCCCTACCTGA